The following coding sequences lie in one Enterococcus sp. 9E7_DIV0242 genomic window:
- a CDS encoding GNAT family protein has product MNKNYFKMPIEDELYLVYPEIRMAKELFELIDSDREHLRQFLDFVDGVVEYTNQEEYFKMKLEGVAKQTDALFFIAINNKLIGCTDFHGIDLTSQQAEIGYWIHSEYENRGIISKVVKKLCEYAFKNLELNRLTIVADTENIPSNKVALKNGFTFVGTQKEEKLMYGRFRDMNYYYLLKQDFLKNQ; this is encoded by the coding sequence ATGAATAAAAATTATTTTAAAATGCCTATTGAAGATGAGTTGTATCTTGTTTATCCAGAGATAAGAATGGCAAAAGAATTGTTTGAGTTAATAGATTCCGATAGAGAACATCTTAGACAATTTTTAGATTTTGTTGACGGGGTTGTTGAATACACGAACCAAGAAGAATATTTCAAAATGAAATTAGAAGGTGTAGCTAAGCAAACCGATGCTCTCTTCTTTATAGCTATTAATAATAAATTAATCGGTTGTACAGATTTTCATGGAATAGACTTGACTAGCCAACAAGCTGAAATCGGTTATTGGATTCATTCGGAGTATGAAAATAGAGGGATAATTTCTAAGGTAGTTAAGAAGTTATGTGAATATGCCTTTAAAAATTTAGAACTAAATCGACTAACTATCGTAGCGGATACCGAAAATATACCAAGTAATAAAGTAGCATTAAAAAATGGCTTTACTTTCGTAGGAACACAAAAAGAAGAAAAATTAATGTATGGTAGATTTAGAGATATGAATTACTACTACCTATTAAAACAAGACTTCCTTAAAAATCAATAG
- a CDS encoding UxaA family hydrolase gives MPELLTKSPLMKLNPYDTVAVALRPIEQGEHLTIDEQEITANQEIPQGHKIALQNMPDGHNVIKYGYPIGHTISDVVIGDWLHTHNVKTNLAGELDYSYQPNLQQVHYPKTNLTFKGYKRPNGKVGIRNDLFIIPTVGCVNGMAELMLKEFKANHPDLGPFDNITILKHPYGCSQLGTDHQNTRDVLIDAVKHPNAGGVLVFGLGCENNTIPAFQEKLGEYDETRVKFLVAQEVYDEVEKGVELLEELYQAAKNDQREDVPLSELNVGLKCGGSDGFSGITANPLLGAFSDFLIAQGGSTILTEVPEMFGAEQMLMARAENKEVFEDIVHLINDFKQYFLSYGEPVYENPSPGNKAGGITTLEDKSLGCTQKAGTAPVVDVLKYGEKLSKKGLSLLQAPGNDLVAASALASSDCHMVLFTTGRGTPFGAYVPTVKIATNNTIFERKGHWMDFNAGSLLERSMDDVLQDFIDKLVAVASGEQTRNEENDVREVAIFKNGVTL, from the coding sequence CTGTAGCAGTTGCACTTCGTCCGATCGAACAAGGAGAACATCTGACTATCGATGAGCAAGAGATCACAGCAAATCAAGAAATTCCTCAGGGACACAAAATTGCCTTGCAAAATATGCCGGACGGCCATAATGTCATCAAGTACGGTTATCCTATTGGTCATACGATTAGTGATGTAGTCATCGGTGACTGGCTGCATACACACAACGTAAAAACTAATTTAGCTGGTGAACTGGATTATTCCTATCAGCCGAATTTACAGCAGGTCCACTATCCAAAAACGAATCTAACTTTCAAAGGCTACAAACGTCCAAATGGAAAAGTCGGGATTCGAAACGATCTATTCATCATCCCTACTGTTGGCTGTGTGAATGGTATGGCAGAATTGATGCTGAAAGAATTTAAGGCCAATCATCCTGATCTTGGTCCCTTCGATAATATCACGATCCTTAAACATCCCTATGGCTGTTCACAGTTGGGAACCGATCATCAAAATACACGTGATGTCCTGATCGATGCAGTGAAGCATCCGAATGCCGGTGGAGTGTTGGTATTCGGACTTGGCTGTGAAAACAATACGATTCCAGCCTTCCAAGAAAAGCTAGGCGAATATGATGAAACTCGTGTAAAATTCCTCGTTGCCCAAGAGGTCTATGATGAAGTAGAAAAAGGCGTAGAGCTTCTGGAAGAGCTTTACCAAGCAGCGAAAAATGATCAACGCGAAGATGTTCCACTGTCTGAACTAAATGTCGGCTTGAAATGTGGTGGTTCCGATGGTTTTTCAGGAATCACGGCAAATCCGCTCTTGGGTGCTTTTTCTGATTTTCTGATTGCCCAAGGCGGCAGCACTATTTTGACTGAAGTACCGGAAATGTTCGGAGCGGAGCAAATGCTGATGGCACGAGCAGAGAATAAAGAAGTCTTCGAAGACATTGTTCATTTGATCAACGATTTTAAACAGTATTTCTTATCCTACGGTGAGCCGGTTTATGAAAATCCATCTCCTGGAAATAAAGCAGGTGGAATCACTACTCTAGAAGATAAATCATTAGGTTGTACACAAAAGGCCGGTACTGCCCCCGTTGTCGATGTCTTAAAATACGGCGAAAAGCTTTCTAAGAAAGGCTTGAGCTTATTACAAGCGCCCGGTAATGATCTTGTCGCTGCTTCTGCATTGGCATCCTCAGATTGTCATATGGTTCTCTTTACAACGGGTCGAGGAACGCCATTTGGTGCCTATGTGCCAACAGTCAAGATTGCAACAAACAACACGATTTTTGAAAGAAAAGGTCATTGGATGGATTTCAACGCAGGCTCTTTACTTGAGCGCTCAATGGATGATGTCTTACAGGACTTTATTGATAAGCTAGTGGCCGTTGCCAGTGGTGAACAAACGCGCAATGAAGAAAATGACGTTCGCGAAGTCGCTATCTTTAAAAATGGTGTGACACTTTAG
- a CDS encoding DUF6179 domain-containing protein, which yields MTELTTRLERNDILILLRKKMLEKMSGTTTMPIDEAENLLQSILYVLAHAERIGKDASSVFEKFEQGKQAIKQQLAHAADVYHLVLKTNNQLPIDSYQNLLKDFSDFFTSYDLDYAAHQTGPLWIDYQLAFSVDDQQLKGVDFVSVYLENLLYENLFCQCFPKHVLKEMFDVYGKQLQMDYRTDINNIYDRVLFQVFGRWLTGRKQSDSLLLTETDFQSLEIMFEYQEEGQIGEAFKKLLVELRLPEAAYYWHTFQLFFDRVNEAGSEANRRALFIFERPVTTVFLVNEGMLATDFSAVSISAEHMNGEEKIKLLMNNFQSIYDYLDFFELGVLEDNEYFLLFNCLGSEMLAVFIKFALRDLREESGNLEVFSQQFVEERWKQLLQSYLRSTDKKVRAVLDSYLKKLELPPVDFR from the coding sequence ATGACGGAATTGACAACTCGCTTGGAAAGAAATGACATTCTAATTCTATTGAGAAAAAAGATGTTAGAAAAAATGAGTGGTACGACAACTATGCCTATTGACGAAGCAGAAAATCTGCTGCAATCCATTTTATATGTTTTGGCCCATGCTGAGAGGATAGGAAAAGATGCATCTTCTGTATTTGAAAAATTTGAGCAAGGTAAGCAAGCGATAAAACAACAGCTTGCTCATGCTGCGGATGTGTACCATCTTGTATTGAAAACAAATAATCAGCTGCCGATAGACTCCTATCAGAATCTGCTAAAAGACTTTTCTGATTTTTTTACCAGCTATGATCTGGACTACGCTGCTCATCAAACAGGGCCACTATGGATCGATTATCAATTGGCATTTTCAGTGGATGACCAACAACTGAAGGGCGTCGATTTTGTTTCTGTTTATTTAGAAAATCTACTGTATGAGAATTTGTTTTGCCAATGTTTTCCCAAGCATGTGTTGAAAGAAATGTTTGATGTTTATGGAAAGCAGCTGCAAATGGATTATCGAACAGATATCAACAATATTTATGATCGTGTGCTTTTTCAAGTGTTCGGACGCTGGCTTACAGGGAGAAAGCAGTCTGATTCTCTTTTACTGACAGAAACTGATTTTCAATCGTTGGAGATTATGTTCGAGTATCAAGAAGAAGGTCAAATAGGAGAAGCGTTCAAAAAACTTTTAGTAGAGCTGCGATTACCGGAAGCTGCATACTATTGGCACACCTTTCAGCTTTTTTTTGATAGGGTGAACGAAGCGGGTTCCGAGGCAAATCGACGAGCCTTGTTCATTTTTGAACGTCCTGTGACTACCGTTTTTTTAGTGAATGAGGGAATGCTGGCAACTGATTTTTCAGCTGTATCAATAAGTGCAGAACATATGAATGGAGAAGAAAAAATCAAATTATTGATGAACAATTTTCAATCGATTTACGATTATCTGGACTTCTTCGAGCTGGGGGTTTTAGAGGATAATGAATACTTTTTGCTGTTCAACTGTTTAGGCTCAGAAATGCTTGCCGTGTTCATCAAATTTGCACTGAGAGACTTGCGAGAGGAATCTGGAAATTTGGAGGTATTCAGCCAGCAATTTGTTGAGGAGCGGTGGAAACAATTGCTGCAAAGCTACTTAAGATCAACGGATAAAAAAGTAAGAGCAGTGTTGGATAGCTATTTGAAAAAACTTGAGCTACCACCTGTAGATTTTCGATGA
- a CDS encoding nucleoside tri-diphosphate phosphatase, producing MKIPKEGEFVTIQSYKHDGHLHRTWRDTMVLKTSEYSLIGVNDHTLVTESDGRRWVTREPAIVYFHKKYWFNVIAMIREKGVSYYCNLASPFLLDDEALKYIDYDLDIKVFPDGEKRLLDVDEYEFHSKIMNYPNDIDFILKENVKILVDWINNERGPFSEAYIDIWYQRYQQLAKK from the coding sequence ATGAAGATTCCTAAAGAAGGAGAGTTTGTAACCATTCAGAGTTATAAACATGACGGTCACTTACATCGAACCTGGCGAGATACCATGGTATTAAAGACAAGTGAGTATTCTCTTATCGGCGTGAACGATCATACTTTGGTCACAGAGTCTGATGGTCGTCGTTGGGTCACTCGTGAGCCAGCTATTGTTTATTTTCACAAAAAATACTGGTTCAACGTAATAGCAATGATCAGAGAAAAGGGGGTTTCTTATTATTGCAATCTGGCTTCACCGTTTCTTTTAGATGACGAAGCTTTGAAGTATATCGATTATGATTTAGATATCAAGGTTTTTCCTGATGGCGAAAAACGCTTGCTTGATGTAGATGAATATGAATTTCACAGCAAAATCATGAATTATCCGAATGATATCGATTTTATTTTGAAGGAGAATGTAAAAATTCTTGTAGATTGGATTAATAATGAACGCGGACCATTTTCTGAGGCTTATATTGATATCTGGTATCAGCGTTATCAGCAACTAGCTAAAAAGTAG
- the uxaC gene encoding glucuronate isomerase: protein MFLNDDFLLSTDWAKKLYHNHAAAMPIIDYHCHLEPKEIYENKNFENITAAWLYGDHYKWRLMRACGVPESHITGDASDYDKFAVWCETVPKIIGNPLYTWTHLELKRFFGIDLLVNKENTEKIWQLANEKLAADSFKRREIISSSNVKVVCTTDDPADDLSYHKLLAQEESRFKVLPSFRPDKALNINQADFSAWISRLADACEQPVTTYEELIAALGSRVDYFHELGGRLSDHALDILRYEKADSDTLEVIFQKGLAGHALTEKEVDAYRTETLTRLIHFYHKYNWTMQLHIHAYRNCNGRMQAQLGPDTGYDGINDLSLTIPLQKLLDRAEQTDQLPKTILYSLNPNDYPALVALLGCFQKEVAGKLQLGSGWWFNDTRAGMRQQLTQLADGSVLHNFVGMLTDSRSFLSYTRHEYFRRVLCEFVGEIVERGEAPTDEQLLGNLVKAVSYTNAENYFAF, encoded by the coding sequence ATGTTTTTAAACGACGACTTTTTACTATCCACAGACTGGGCAAAAAAGCTTTATCATAATCACGCAGCTGCTATGCCGATCATAGATTATCACTGCCATTTGGAACCAAAGGAAATCTATGAAAACAAGAATTTTGAGAACATTACTGCTGCTTGGCTTTATGGCGATCATTACAAATGGCGCTTGATGCGAGCATGCGGTGTTCCGGAATCTCATATTACAGGAGATGCCTCAGACTATGACAAATTTGCCGTATGGTGTGAAACTGTTCCAAAAATCATTGGAAACCCGCTTTATACATGGACTCATTTAGAGTTGAAACGTTTCTTTGGTATCGATCTGCTGGTAAATAAAGAGAACACAGAAAAAATCTGGCAACTAGCAAATGAAAAACTGGCAGCTGACAGCTTTAAGCGTCGTGAAATCATCAGCAGCTCCAATGTAAAGGTTGTCTGCACAACAGATGATCCCGCAGATGATCTAAGCTATCACAAGCTATTAGCACAAGAGGAATCACGTTTTAAAGTCCTCCCTTCTTTCCGTCCTGATAAAGCATTGAATATCAACCAAGCGGATTTTTCAGCATGGATCAGTCGTTTAGCGGACGCTTGCGAACAACCTGTCACTACCTATGAAGAGCTGATTGCAGCGTTAGGCAGTCGGGTTGATTATTTCCATGAGCTTGGTGGTCGTCTTTCTGATCACGCATTAGATATTCTTCGCTATGAAAAGGCAGATAGCGACACACTAGAAGTAATTTTCCAAAAAGGATTGGCTGGCCATGCCTTGACTGAAAAAGAAGTCGATGCCTACCGAACAGAAACACTGACTCGTCTGATCCATTTTTACCACAAGTACAACTGGACAATGCAGCTCCACATCCATGCCTATCGTAATTGTAATGGACGGATGCAAGCACAGTTAGGCCCGGATACTGGCTATGACGGAATCAACGATCTTTCACTAACAATTCCTTTACAAAAGTTGCTTGATCGAGCAGAACAGACGGATCAGTTGCCAAAAACAATTTTATATTCTCTGAATCCAAATGACTATCCTGCATTAGTTGCATTGCTTGGCTGTTTCCAAAAAGAGGTTGCCGGCAAGCTACAGCTAGGATCAGGTTGGTGGTTCAATGATACACGTGCCGGTATGCGCCAACAATTGACTCAGTTGGCAGATGGTAGTGTGCTTCATAATTTTGTAGGTATGCTGACGGATTCGCGCAGTTTCCTATCTTATACACGTCACGAATACTTCCGTCGCGTCCTTTGTGAGTTTGTCGGTGAAATCGTTGAACGTGGGGAAGCACCGACGGATGAACAGCTTTTAGGTAATCTGGTGAAAGCCGTCAGCTACACGAATGCAGAAAACTATTTTGCGTTTTAA
- a CDS encoding ABC transporter ATP-binding protein, translated as MELSIQNLSKKYHDKLVVKEMNVTLTPGVYGLLGANGAGKTTLMRMLAGVLRPTTGSISFNGEAIHILGEEYHAQLGYLPQEFGYYPEFTAREFMLYMAAVKGLEKSVAKRKTEKLLHLVNLQAVADKKIKSYSGGMKQRLGIAQAELNDPAILLLDEPTAGLDPKERVRFRNLISDFSKEKIVLLSTHIVSDVTYIADKILMMKEGQLFLQGPMQTVAAKIKGKVWEVLVDAQKAVEYSKRFSVVNLRHEEVGVRLRIVHDTQPNREAHLVEPNLEDLFLYYFGEIEQRREEQTDADQI; from the coding sequence ATGGAGCTTTCTATTCAGAATTTAAGTAAAAAATATCACGATAAGCTAGTTGTAAAAGAGATGAATGTAACGCTGACGCCAGGTGTGTATGGTTTGCTAGGTGCTAACGGTGCAGGGAAAACTACGTTAATGAGAATGCTGGCTGGTGTATTGAGACCAACTACAGGCAGTATTTCTTTTAATGGCGAAGCAATCCACATACTTGGAGAGGAATATCACGCTCAATTAGGGTATCTTCCTCAAGAATTTGGTTATTATCCTGAGTTTACTGCTAGAGAGTTCATGTTGTATATGGCGGCAGTCAAGGGCTTGGAGAAGAGCGTGGCAAAAAGAAAGACAGAAAAACTGCTTCATTTAGTCAATTTACAAGCAGTTGCTGATAAAAAAATCAAGTCCTACTCAGGAGGGATGAAACAGCGTTTGGGGATTGCTCAGGCAGAACTGAATGATCCTGCTATTTTATTGTTGGATGAACCAACAGCAGGACTTGATCCAAAGGAGCGTGTACGCTTTCGCAATCTTATTTCTGATTTTTCAAAAGAAAAAATTGTACTTCTGTCTACTCATATTGTTTCAGATGTAACTTACATTGCAGATAAGATATTGATGATGAAAGAAGGCCAGCTTTTCTTGCAGGGGCCGATGCAGACAGTTGCTGCGAAGATAAAAGGAAAGGTTTGGGAGGTTCTAGTTGATGCTCAGAAGGCAGTTGAATACAGTAAACGTTTTTCAGTGGTCAATCTTCGACATGAAGAAGTAGGAGTACGATTAAGAATCGTTCATGACACACAACCGAACAGAGAGGCACACCTGGTAGAGCCAAATTTAGAAGATTTGTTTCTTTATTACTTTGGAGAAATTGAGCAGAGAAGAGAGGAGCAGACAGATGCTGATCAAATATGA
- a CDS encoding ABC transporter permease, whose product MLIKYEFLKIIRRRSTLIMLAVSLVVTGFLFGLPIMQYQTVTQSETLKGTEAISYEKERQEALSVVLTDDYVQETIEEYQQLFQIPENVGYDGDESFLIGDAYWSFVSPRTKLLNIVAANYDRPGENSGYNKLPEMDLKNELDFYQRRESKIKELLDTPSRELTKQQKNYWLTMSSKVKTPLQYGYYEGWEIIISSFELLMFGLLAVCITLAPVFSGEYLTGTAAVLLASKYGKTKLITAKIIASLLFGLLAFTIHVVVAFGLPLAAFGIDGWNLNVQIANMSIPYPLTFLQAASINLAVIYVLLLAMIGLTLLLSAKMKSPYLVLTIIVPVLFIPLFLSPSGTTGWYNGLLFLLPYRATRPELNNYVSYQIGQWVVDVFTMRLVCYGGIFLVTLPFARSLFKKHQVSG is encoded by the coding sequence ATGCTGATCAAATATGAATTTCTCAAAATTATACGTAGAAGGTCAACGCTTATTATGCTGGCAGTTAGCTTGGTAGTAACAGGTTTTCTGTTTGGATTGCCAATCATGCAATATCAAACAGTTACTCAAAGCGAAACATTAAAGGGAACCGAAGCAATCTCCTATGAAAAAGAAAGGCAAGAAGCATTGTCTGTTGTCTTAACAGATGATTATGTTCAGGAAACGATCGAAGAGTACCAACAGCTTTTTCAAATTCCTGAAAATGTTGGTTATGATGGTGATGAGAGCTTTCTAATTGGTGATGCCTATTGGTCATTTGTTTCTCCGCGAACAAAATTGCTGAATATAGTAGCGGCAAATTATGATCGACCAGGAGAAAATTCAGGGTACAATAAACTACCGGAAATGGATCTGAAAAATGAACTTGACTTTTATCAACGACGTGAAAGCAAAATAAAAGAATTATTGGATACGCCATCCAGAGAATTAACGAAACAGCAAAAAAACTATTGGCTCACAATGAGTAGTAAAGTAAAGACGCCACTGCAATATGGCTATTATGAAGGATGGGAGATCATTATCAGTAGTTTTGAACTGTTAATGTTCGGGTTGCTGGCGGTTTGTATTACACTTGCACCTGTATTTTCGGGAGAGTATCTAACAGGAACGGCTGCCGTTCTTTTGGCGAGCAAATATGGAAAAACTAAATTGATCACAGCAAAAATCATTGCTTCGTTATTGTTTGGACTACTTGCGTTTACTATCCATGTCGTAGTGGCTTTTGGCTTACCTCTGGCTGCTTTTGGGATAGATGGCTGGAATTTAAATGTACAAATAGCCAACATGAGTATCCCATATCCACTAACTTTTTTACAAGCTGCGAGTATCAATCTTGCTGTAATTTATGTTCTGTTGCTCGCTATGATAGGCTTGACACTTTTGCTGTCTGCAAAAATGAAAAGTCCGTATCTTGTATTAACAATAATAGTACCAGTGCTCTTTATTCCGCTATTTCTCTCTCCCTCTGGCACTACTGGCTGGTATAATGGCTTGTTGTTTCTATTGCCTTATCGGGCTACCAGACCTGAATTAAATAATTATGTGTCCTATCAGATCGGTCAGTGGGTTGTAGATGTATTTACTATGCGGTTGGTGTGTTATGGTGGCATCTTTCTAGTCACACTGCCATTTGCACGATCACTATTTAAGAAGCATCAAGTTTCAGGATAA
- a CDS encoding sugar phosphate isomerase/epimerase family protein, which yields MIPLNLGIRAHDLTAETREELGHKIQKYGFSHIQFAVKKSFPELAPDLTSISSGTASYIGDYLQNMGIKVSILGCYINLASPDPFIREKELAIFKHHITLAKDYHAALVGTETGSVGNGYTMKNFTEEAYVAARESIIELVAFAENFGVTVGIEAGINHPLHTSALARRLIDEIQSPNLKIIMDCANLISLDNYQKQEEVVFNALTELRDDISCFHLKDFVIENNQVKIVPVGTGWMKYNQILSFLKHDKPLMFASLEATTEPYVLAAIEKLTEVYHIC from the coding sequence ATGATTCCTTTAAATCTAGGGATTCGCGCCCATGATCTTACTGCTGAAACACGTGAAGAGCTTGGGCACAAAATCCAAAAATACGGCTTCTCTCATATTCAATTTGCTGTGAAAAAATCCTTTCCTGAACTAGCACCGGATTTGACCAGTATTTCCAGCGGCACAGCCAGTTACATTGGGGATTATCTGCAAAATATGGGTATCAAAGTCTCTATACTTGGCTGTTATATCAACCTTGCCAGCCCAGATCCGTTCATCAGGGAAAAAGAACTGGCTATTTTTAAACACCATATTACTCTGGCAAAGGATTACCACGCTGCATTGGTTGGGACTGAAACCGGAAGTGTTGGAAATGGCTATACAATGAAGAATTTTACAGAAGAAGCCTATGTCGCTGCACGGGAATCAATTATCGAGCTAGTGGCATTTGCAGAAAATTTTGGTGTTACGGTCGGCATTGAAGCAGGAATCAATCATCCGCTTCATACCTCAGCTCTAGCACGGCGGCTGATCGATGAAATTCAGTCGCCCAATTTGAAAATCATCATGGATTGCGCGAATCTGATCTCATTAGACAACTATCAAAAACAGGAAGAAGTTGTCTTCAATGCTTTGACTGAGCTGCGTGATGACATCAGCTGTTTCCACCTCAAAGATTTTGTCATTGAAAACAATCAAGTCAAAATCGTGCCTGTTGGAACGGGTTGGATGAAATACAACCAAATTCTCAGCTTCTTGAAGCATGACAAACCGTTGATGTTCGCCAGCCTTGAAGCGACAACAGAGCCTTATGTACTAGCAGCCATTGAAAAGCTGACAGAAGTTTATCATATTTGTTGA
- a CDS encoding DUF6323 family protein, with the protein MKYDMVSLFNELQDQNGISLNQVIQRQELHLSELQLQELAVKREESLEANHLIDLSSDSQRYIATQLDQSTLTTTKNYFQHLIDLQESFYFLRSNLPFSYSDEELLEKLIATFEKYEGSISPMQGALEEWLIEENLKGGTLDDGIDNSLGKK; encoded by the coding sequence GTGAAATATGATATGGTATCGTTATTTAATGAACTGCAGGATCAGAATGGTATTTCGCTGAATCAGGTAATTCAACGACAAGAGCTGCATTTATCAGAGCTTCAGCTTCAAGAGCTTGCTGTAAAAAGAGAGGAATCGTTGGAAGCCAATCACCTCATTGATTTATCCTCAGATAGCCAGCGATACATTGCGACACAATTGGATCAATCAACATTGACAACAACGAAGAACTATTTTCAGCATTTGATCGACTTGCAGGAGAGTTTTTACTTTTTGAGAAGCAATCTACCATTTTCTTATTCGGATGAAGAGCTGCTGGAAAAATTGATTGCTACTTTTGAAAAATATGAAGGATCTATTTCTCCTATGCAAGGCGCGCTTGAGGAATGGTTGATCGAAGAAAATCTCAAGGGAGGCACACTAGATGACGGAATTGACAACTCGCTTGGAAAGAAATGA